From a single Athene noctua chromosome 2, bAthNoc1.hap1.1, whole genome shotgun sequence genomic region:
- the BAMBI gene encoding BMP and activin membrane-bound inhibitor homolog, whose protein sequence is MDRHSSYIFVWLQLELCAMAVLLTRGEIRCYCDAAHCVATGYMCKSELSACFSRLLDPQNTHSPLTHGCLDSIASTADICQAKQAQNHSGTTTVSTMECCHEDMCNYRGLHDVLSPSRGDTSGQGSRYQHDSSRNLITKVQELTSSKELWFRAAVIAVPIAGGLILVLLIMLALRMLRSENKRLQDQRQQMLSRLHYSFHGHHSKKGQVAKLDLECMVPVTGHENCCMTCDKMRHSDLSNDKILSLVHWGMYSGHGKLEFV, encoded by the exons ATGGATCGTCATTCCAGCTACATCTTCGTCTGGCTGCAACTGGAGCTGTGTGCCATGGCCGTCCTGCTCACCAGAG GTGAAATCAGATGCTACTGTGATGCTGCACACTGTGTTGCAACTGGCTACATGTGCAAATCTGAGCTTAGCGCCTGCTTCTCCAGACTGCTCGATCCTCAGAATACACATTCCCCACTTACTCATGGCTGCTTGGACTCTATTGCAAGCACAGCTGATATCTGCCAAGCCAAACAAGCACAAAACCACTCTGGCACCACCACCGTGTCCACAATGGAATGCTGTCATGAAGATATGTGCAATTACAGAGGACTGCATGATGTTTTGTCTCCTTCCAGGGGCGATACTTCAG GACAAGGGAGCAGATATCAACATGACAGCAGCAGGAACCTCATCACCAAGGTGCAGGAATTGACCTCTTCAAAAGAGTTATGGTTCAGGGCAGCTGTAATTGCTGTTCCTATAGCTGGTGGGCTGATCTTGGTGCTGCTCATCATGCTGGCCTTGCGGATGCTCAGGAGTGAAAATAAGAGACTGCAGGATCAACGACAGCAAATGCTCTCCCGTTTGCACTATAGTTTTCATGGACATCATTCGAAAAAAGGGCAGGTGGCAAAATTGGACTTGGAATGCATGGTGCCTGTGACTGGTCACGAGAACTGCTGCATGACCTGTGATAAAATGAGACATTCAGACCTCAGCAATGATAAAATTCTTTCACTAGTCCACTGGGGAATGTACAGCGGACATGGGAAGCTGGAATTTGTATga